The following proteins come from a genomic window of Gossypium raimondii isolate GPD5lz chromosome 5, ASM2569854v1, whole genome shotgun sequence:
- the LOC128041268 gene encoding uncharacterized protein LOC128041268 codes for MASHIVVKGELKNGSDDCLASLTYSNYQGAPVTIKKDSLPTPFAQNMVVDGLYGGLVYDVVRVKWIILWTTDCKVATKLIPTENHIVWEDIVSILQPYESSDNLPVSCGGAFSAEAHIHANADGSLNLTAQIMWSGCK; via the exons ATGGCTAGTCATATAGTGGTAAAAGGTGAGCTTAAGAATGGTTCTGATGACTGCCTTGCGAGCTTGACTTATTCGAATTACCAAGGTGCTCCGGTAACGATTAAAAAAGATTCATTACCCACTCCATTTGCGCAGAATATGGTAGTCGACGGTCTGTACGGAGGCCTGGTGTATGATGTTGTTAGGGTGAAGTGGATTATTCTTTGGACCACTGATTGTAAG GTGGCTACTAAGCTCATTCCGACCGAAAACCATATTGTTTGGGAGGATATAGTGAGCATCCTTCAGCCCTACGAGAGCTCTGACAACTTGCCCGTATCATGTGGGGGTGCATTTTCCGCAGAAGCTCATATCCATGCAAATGCAGATGGATCTCTAAACCTGACAGCACAAATCATGTGGAGCGGTTGCAAGTAA
- the LOC105768247 gene encoding glucose-6-phosphate/phosphate translocator 1, chloroplastic — protein MSFSFKQSGLATCMNVTNSGFHKRLISTICSRSSFSPCLNLQNPERRNLSVSKPLHISSIEKINEKKPVFECKAYEADKSQPIEVEVKSEAAKRLKIGIYFATWWALNVVFNIYNKKVLNAYPYPWLTSTLSLACGSLMMLISWATRIAETPKTDFEFWKTLFPVAVAHTIGHVAATVSMSKVAVSFTHIIKSGEPAFSVLVSRFLLGETFPPSVYLSLVPIIGGCALAAVTELNFNMTGFMGAMISNFAFVLRNIFSKKGMKGKSVSGMNYYACLSLLSLLILTPFAVAVEGPQMWAAGWQKALSEIGPQFIWWVAAQSIFYHLYNQVSYMSLDEISPLTFSVGNTMKRISVIVSSIIIFHTPVQPINALGAAIAILGTFLYSQAKA, from the exons GTTACAAATTCTGGGTTTCATAAAAGATTAATTTCAACAATTTGTAGCAGATCTTCGTTTTCACCATGTTTGAACCTTCAAAATCCGGAAAGAAGAAATCTTTCAGTGTCAAAACCATTGCATATTTCATCgattgagaaaattaatgaGAAAAAACCAGTGTTTGAATGCAAGGCTTATGAAGCTGACAAGTCACAACCTATTGAAGTTGAAGTGAAATCAGAAGCTGCAAAAAGGTTGAAAATTGGGATTTATTTTGCAACTTGGTGGGCTTTGAATGTggttttcaatatatataacaaGAAGGTTTTGAATGCTTACCCTTACCCATGGTTGACTTCAACTTTGTCCCTTGCTTGTGGTTCTTTGATGATGTTAATTTCATGGGCTACAAGGATTGCTGAGACCCCAAAAACAGATTTTGAGTTTTGGAAGACTTTGTTTCCG GTTGCTGTAGCACATACCATTGGACATGTAGCAGCAACAGTGAGTATGTCGAAGGTTGCAGTTTCGTTCACCCACATCATCAAAAGTGGTGAACCGGCTTTCTCTGTCCTGGTTTCGAGGTTCTTGCTTGGAGAGACCTTTCCTCCATCGGTTTATTTGTCCCTTGTTCCGATCATCGGTGGTTGTGCTCTTGCCGCTGTAACCGAACTCAACTTCAATATGACTG GTTTTATGGGAGCTATGATATCGAACTTTGCGTTCGTCTTACGTAACATATTCTCGAAAAAGGGGATGAAGGGGAAATCCGTTAGCGGGATGAACTACTACGCTTGTCTATCTTTGTTgtctctcttaattcttacaCCTTTCGCCGTTGCCGTAGAGGGACCACAGATGTGGGCTGCAGGATGGCAAAAGGCCTTATCGGAAATAGGACCACAGTTTATCTG GTGGGTAGCAGCGCAAAGTATCTTCTATCATCTCTACAATCAAGTCTCGTACATGTCCCTTGATGAGATCTCTCCCTTGACATTTAGCGTCGGGAACACCATGAAACGTATATCTGTTATAGTCTCCTCAATCATCATCTTCCACACGCCGGTCCAGCCCATCAATGCTCTCGGAGCTGCAATAGCCATCCTCGGAACCTTCTTGTATTCCCAG GCAAAAGCGTGA